A region from the uncultured Holophaga sp. genome encodes:
- a CDS encoding NADH-quinone oxidoreductase subunit I, with protein MGVIVKEVRLSWLDRTYVWPVLKGMAITLRHFLRQLATPTSRRYTLQYPEMKKEMPEGYRALHELKRFEDGSIKCVACFMCAEACPARCITIEAEEYSDLNLTQGSKEKRPVRFEIDLLRCIFCGMCEEACPKDAIWLRKDYELVGTDREPLRYGKWDLMNTYAAADGKPVLSTDPTPATPSRKEGPCS; from the coding sequence ATGGGTGTCATCGTCAAGGAGGTCAGACTCAGCTGGCTCGACCGCACCTATGTCTGGCCGGTGCTCAAGGGCATGGCCATCACCTTGCGCCACTTCCTCAGGCAGCTGGCCACCCCGACCTCCCGCCGCTACACCCTTCAGTACCCCGAGATGAAGAAGGAGATGCCCGAGGGCTACCGGGCCCTCCATGAGCTCAAGCGCTTCGAGGACGGCAGCATCAAGTGTGTGGCCTGCTTCATGTGCGCCGAGGCCTGCCCGGCCCGCTGCATCACCATCGAAGCGGAGGAGTACTCCGACCTCAACCTCACCCAGGGCTCCAAGGAGAAGCGCCCGGTGCGCTTCGAGATCGACCTCCTGCGCTGCATCTTCTGCGGCATGTGCGAGGAAGCCTGCCCCAAGGACGCCATCTGGCTCCGGAAAGACTACGAACTCGTGGGCACGGACCGGGAGCCCCTGCGCTACGGGAAGTGGGACCTCATGAACACCTATGCGGCAGCGGACGGGAAGCCGGTCCTCAGCACCGATCCCACCCCGGCCACCCCCAGCCGGAAGGAGGGTCCATGTTCCTGA
- the nuoK gene encoding NADH-quinone oxidoreductase subunit NuoK, which yields MPPVLLHGSLQGFILIALLLFVIGLATVLIRRSLLLQFMGVELMLNAANVALLAFSRYRGDVHGTVFYLFIIAVAACEAAVGLALVVALFRHRGTTDSDRADALRQ from the coding sequence ATGCCCCCCGTCCTCCTTCACGGCAGCCTTCAGGGTTTCATCCTCATCGCCCTGCTGCTCTTCGTCATCGGCTTGGCCACCGTCCTGATCCGCCGCTCCCTGCTCCTGCAGTTCATGGGGGTTGAGCTCATGCTCAACGCCGCCAATGTGGCCCTGCTGGCCTTCTCCCGCTACCGGGGGGATGTCCACGGCACGGTCTTCTACCTCTTCATCATCGCCGTCGCGGCCTGCGAGGCGGCGGTGGGGCTCGCCTTGGTGGTGGCCCTCTTCCGCCACCGGGGCACCACCGACTCCGACCGCGCCGACGCGCTCCGGCAGTGA
- the nuoL gene encoding NADH-quinone oxidoreductase subunit L gives MNAMPWLIPLLPLAGACANGLLVGRIGKRAVAVLGVGVVAISFVLTLICFLAARQDPDCRLASFSFTWLQTGSLSVPMGLVFDPLSSLMALVVTGIGTLIHLYSVGYMWEEEGFGRFFAYLNLFIFFMLCLVLGSSLPFLFVGWEGVGLCSYLLIGFYFKTETAAAAGLKAFLTNRVGDLGVIIGMMVLFKHFGTLTVADLLRAAAHLSPEAGFGVLSFATLMLFVGACGKSAQIPLYVWLPDAMAGPTPVSALIHAATMVTAGIFMVCRLAPLFQLAPITLTVIAWVGGLTALFAATIGLVQRDIKKVLAYSTVSQLGYMVMALGAGGFAAGFFHVFTHAWFKALLFLGAGSVILGLHHEQDLFRMGGLRKRMPLTFWTMLLAALAIMGFPGFSGFFSKDEILYLAWLKHPALWVIGVAAACCTSFYIWRLMALTFWGEPRDAHAFGHAHESPWTMTLPLGILAVGSVLAGFLGVPEAFGGHNAIAHFLEPALSFAQPHLQVEHHPGPALLLATISTVLALGSGAFAFLSYRGGLAVATARAARFPLLHRILLNKYYVDEGIEILLLAPVRGLGRLLWRGGDVLLVDGLGVNLPAALTRVGGDLLSLLQTGRLRSYALGMVLGTLAILWIFFK, from the coding sequence ATGAACGCAATGCCCTGGCTCATCCCCCTCCTCCCCCTCGCAGGCGCGTGCGCCAACGGACTCCTGGTCGGCCGGATCGGCAAACGTGCCGTCGCCGTCCTCGGCGTGGGGGTGGTGGCCATCTCCTTCGTCCTGACCCTGATCTGCTTCCTGGCGGCCCGCCAGGATCCGGACTGCCGACTGGCCAGCTTCAGCTTCACCTGGTTGCAGACGGGATCCCTCTCCGTCCCCATGGGCCTGGTCTTCGATCCCCTCTCCTCCCTGATGGCCCTGGTGGTCACCGGCATCGGCACCCTCATCCACCTTTACTCTGTGGGCTACATGTGGGAAGAGGAGGGCTTCGGCCGCTTCTTCGCCTACCTGAACCTCTTCATCTTCTTCATGCTCTGCCTGGTGCTGGGGAGCAGCCTCCCCTTCCTCTTCGTGGGCTGGGAGGGCGTGGGCCTCTGCTCCTATCTGCTCATCGGCTTCTACTTCAAAACCGAAACTGCCGCTGCGGCAGGGCTCAAGGCCTTCCTGACCAACCGGGTGGGCGACCTGGGCGTGATCATCGGCATGATGGTGCTCTTCAAACACTTCGGCACCCTGACCGTGGCCGACCTGCTGCGGGCCGCGGCCCACCTGTCGCCGGAGGCGGGCTTCGGGGTCCTCAGCTTCGCCACCCTCATGCTCTTCGTGGGCGCCTGCGGCAAGAGCGCCCAGATCCCCCTCTACGTCTGGCTGCCGGATGCCATGGCGGGCCCCACCCCGGTCAGTGCCCTCATCCATGCCGCCACCATGGTCACCGCGGGCATCTTCATGGTCTGCCGCCTGGCCCCCCTCTTCCAGCTCGCCCCCATCACCCTCACGGTGATCGCCTGGGTGGGCGGGCTCACGGCCCTCTTCGCAGCCACCATCGGACTGGTGCAGCGGGACATCAAGAAGGTCCTGGCCTACTCCACGGTCTCCCAGCTGGGCTACATGGTGATGGCCCTGGGTGCCGGGGGCTTCGCCGCGGGATTCTTCCATGTCTTCACCCACGCCTGGTTCAAGGCCCTCCTCTTCCTGGGGGCGGGCAGCGTGATCCTGGGCCTCCACCACGAACAGGACCTGTTCAGGATGGGGGGGCTGCGGAAGCGTATGCCGCTAACCTTCTGGACCATGCTGCTGGCTGCCCTGGCCATCATGGGCTTCCCAGGATTCTCCGGCTTCTTCAGCAAGGACGAGATCCTCTACCTGGCCTGGCTGAAACACCCCGCCCTCTGGGTCATCGGCGTCGCCGCCGCCTGCTGCACCAGCTTCTACATCTGGCGCCTCATGGCCCTCACCTTCTGGGGGGAGCCGCGGGATGCCCATGCCTTCGGGCATGCCCATGAGAGCCCCTGGACCATGACCCTGCCCCTGGGGATCCTGGCGGTGGGCAGCGTCCTGGCGGGCTTCCTGGGAGTCCCCGAGGCCTTCGGGGGCCACAACGCCATCGCACACTTCCTCGAACCGGCCCTGAGCTTCGCCCAGCCCCACCTGCAGGTGGAACACCACCCTGGCCCGGCCCTGCTCCTGGCCACGATCTCCACGGTCCTGGCCCTGGGCTCCGGCGCCTTCGCCTTTCTCAGCTATCGAGGGGGCCTTGCGGTGGCCACAGCCCGAGCCGCCCGCTTTCCCCTGCTCCACCGGATCCTGCTCAACAAATACTACGTGGATGAGGGCATCGAGATCCTCCTCCTCGCCCCGGTGCGGGGTCTGGGTCGCCTCCTCTGGCGAGGCGGAGATGTGCTCCTGGTGGATGGCCTGGGGGTCAACCTCCCGGCGGCCCTGACCCGGGTGGGGGGTGACCTGCTCAGCCTACTCCAGACGGGGCGGCTGCGCAGCTATGCCCTGGGCATGGTCCTGGGCACTCTGGCGATCCTCTGGATCTTCTTCAAGTAG
- a CDS encoding NADH-quinone oxidoreductase subunit M: protein MISLWLSNHLLSFLVFFPLVLGLVLLCLPASQSVVAKLLGLLGSVAVFFICLLKFLHLGGLPFEEHLPWMTLSGIPVDYHLSLDGLNFWLVVLTTFLTPLTLLGTWNSLKERSGLATALFLMLETGMLGALLAQDLLLFYVFWEAMLLPMYFLIALWGGEERRYASLKFMLYTLAGSLLWLVALLYLANKAGSFSPALMGQTAMTLSTGTRHLLFLAFALAFAIKVPLFPFHTWLPDAHTEAPTMGSVILAGVLLKLGTYGFLRFAQPIFPDSALHYALPIAILSVIAILYGALVAMVQQDIKKLVAYSSVSHMGFVMLGLASFTLIGTQGALLQMLNHGISTGALFLLVGMLYDRAHTRKLSDFGGIASRMPVFTFFFLVVTLSSIGLPLTNGFAGEFLILNGTFTSAFGWGKALACIATLGVLLGAVYMLWMVKRAFWGAENPDPHSGTAHLAQDLNGREIAVMVPVVILIFWMGLHPQTFTAVSERPVAQALGQIQPAPAQLAGVSR from the coding sequence TTGATCTCCCTTTGGCTGTCCAACCACCTCCTGAGCTTCCTGGTGTTCTTCCCGCTGGTGCTGGGACTGGTCCTGCTCTGCCTTCCCGCCAGCCAGTCCGTCGTCGCAAAGCTGTTGGGCCTCCTGGGCTCGGTGGCGGTCTTCTTCATCTGCCTCCTCAAGTTCCTGCACCTCGGCGGGCTCCCCTTCGAGGAACACCTGCCCTGGATGACCCTCTCGGGGATCCCGGTGGACTACCACCTCTCCCTGGATGGCCTGAACTTCTGGCTTGTGGTCCTGACCACCTTCCTCACCCCCCTGACCCTCCTGGGCACCTGGAACAGCCTCAAGGAGCGCAGCGGGCTCGCCACAGCCCTCTTCCTGATGCTGGAGACGGGGATGCTGGGCGCGCTCCTCGCCCAGGATCTGCTCCTCTTCTACGTCTTCTGGGAGGCCATGCTCCTTCCCATGTATTTCCTCATCGCCCTCTGGGGCGGCGAGGAGCGCCGCTACGCCTCCCTCAAGTTCATGCTCTACACCCTCGCGGGCTCCCTCCTCTGGCTGGTGGCCCTCCTCTATCTGGCCAACAAGGCCGGGAGCTTCTCCCCCGCCCTGATGGGCCAGACGGCCATGACCCTCTCCACCGGGACCCGGCACCTCCTCTTCCTGGCCTTCGCCCTGGCCTTCGCCATCAAGGTGCCCCTCTTCCCCTTTCACACCTGGCTTCCGGACGCCCACACCGAGGCCCCCACCATGGGTTCCGTGATCCTGGCGGGTGTCCTCCTCAAGCTGGGCACCTATGGCTTCCTGCGCTTCGCCCAGCCCATCTTCCCGGACTCGGCCCTCCACTACGCCCTCCCCATCGCCATCCTGTCCGTCATCGCGATCCTCTACGGAGCCCTGGTGGCCATGGTCCAGCAGGACATCAAGAAGCTGGTGGCCTACAGCTCGGTGAGCCACATGGGCTTTGTGATGCTGGGGCTCGCCAGCTTCACCCTGATCGGAACCCAGGGGGCCCTCCTCCAGATGCTCAACCACGGCATCTCCACGGGCGCCCTCTTCCTCCTTGTGGGCATGCTCTACGATCGGGCCCACACCCGCAAGCTCTCTGATTTCGGAGGAATCGCCTCGAGGATGCCCGTCTTCACCTTCTTCTTCCTGGTGGTGACCCTCAGCAGCATCGGGCTCCCCCTGACCAACGGCTTCGCCGGGGAGTTCCTGATCCTCAACGGTACCTTCACGTCCGCCTTCGGCTGGGGGAAGGCCCTGGCCTGCATCGCCACCCTGGGCGTCCTCCTGGGTGCCGTCTACATGCTCTGGATGGTCAAGCGGGCCTTCTGGGGGGCTGAGAACCCGGATCCCCACAGCGGAACCGCCCACCTGGCCCAGGACCTCAACGGACGCGAGATCGCGGTGATGGTCCCCGTGGTGATCCTGATCTTCTGGATGGGCCTCCATCCCCAGACCTTCACAGCCGTCTCGGAGCGGCCCGTGGCCCAGGCTCTGGGCCAGATCCAACCGGCCCCGGCCCAGTTGGCGGGAGTTTCCCGATGA
- a CDS encoding NADH-quinone oxidoreductase subunit J has translation MFLIFALITLGGALAMFRSRNLVVAGLCLVLTFLGVAGLYLMMANPVAAALQVIVYAGAIVVLLLFVIMLLEHHAEEPADHTRPIHRWISALAVAIVGAAACWAVLRSPALHTLGSAPLKGPVDLKLVGATLFQDHLVSFEAAGLLLLAAMVGAVALVKKEL, from the coding sequence ATGTTCCTGATCTTCGCCCTCATCACCCTGGGCGGTGCCCTGGCCATGTTCCGAAGCCGGAACCTGGTGGTGGCCGGGCTCTGTCTGGTGCTGACCTTCCTGGGTGTCGCCGGGCTCTACCTCATGATGGCCAACCCGGTGGCGGCGGCCCTCCAGGTCATCGTCTACGCCGGCGCCATCGTGGTGCTGCTCCTCTTCGTCATCATGCTCCTGGAGCACCACGCGGAAGAGCCGGCGGACCACACCCGCCCCATCCACCGCTGGATCAGCGCCCTGGCGGTGGCCATCGTGGGTGCCGCGGCCTGCTGGGCCGTGCTCCGCAGTCCGGCCCTCCACACCCTGGGAAGTGCTCCTCTCAAGGGCCCGGTGGACCTCAAGCTGGTGGGGGCGACCCTCTTCCAGGATCACCTAGTATCCTTTGAAGCCGCTGGGCTGCTCCTGCTCGCCGCCATGGTCGGAGCCGTGGCCCTTGTGAAGAAGGAGCTCTGA